tctctcactctctgattctcagaAACCCTAGCCACTCCACCACCTCTCTCACCCTCTGATTCTCAGCCACCTGCCACCTCCACCACTCCATCGCTTCATCCTCCACACTTCTCTCACCCGAAAGAGTttgttcatcttcatttttctcCAAAACGCCAACCATCGATTCTGATGTGAAATCGCAAGGATGAAATGAACAATCTCTTTCGCATGAGGAAAGGAATGGAAAGCTTGTTCTTGGTGTCTCTGGATCTGATCTGAACAATCTCTTTCTGCTCTGAAATTGAATGAAATTAGGGTAGTAAAGTGTGGGTAATTGTTTGCCAAAGATCTGGTAAGAAACCCGATAGAACCCGCCCGACCAACCCGAAACTGACCTAAACTGAAACTTCTCACAGTCGGTTGCAGGCCCAGTTTTGTGTGTGCGGTATAGGTCGGTTTGGGATTTTTGGGCCCGAACCCGACCGATGGACAACCCTAAATTTTCCATCCAAACACTAACATTGTTTgctgacgtggatttttttaaaatgagttGGCCACCAACTAGAAGAGAGAATGGTAATTAGGAAATAAAGTGATAATTatgggggagagagagagagagagtaatcCTATTTctcatgttatttttattttactttttttttagccacatcttctcctcttcttcattttcacacCCAcgaccacaaccaccaccctcttCCACCATCTTCTCATTTCTTCCTCCATCCCCCTCATCTCTTTCCCCCCATCCGCACCCCTCTCCCCCAAACATCTCCTCTTTTTCCTCACCTCCATTCCAAATTTAAGAAATCAGAATATAGATGTGAAAATGCATTTGGGGGTCAAATTTCAAGCTTGAAATCACCACTCCAGAACATCCAAAGGAAGTTCTTCAGGGCGAGACATGAACAAAATAATGACACGAAACACCTCCACCAAAAATGACTATTTATCATGCATAGTGAAAAATGAGAAGTCATATGTACAACACATGATACAAGAACATGATTCCTTAATCTATCTTGTACTTTCTCCGTCTTAAGTGATTATatttctttctaaaaaaaaaataagtgtgACAAAAGAAATTGCAAGAAAAGAggagtcttggtggtggaaaaGAACATGATTCCTTAATCTATCTTGTATTTTCTCTgtctccctccgttcctatatataagtccattttacctaattctcttagattaagaaaagtagttacaagcaataaatttgtaaaagaatttattcactttcctagactacccttatttaatttcttataaatttctctctccaagttattatttcaaaacctcattgtctctttcatattaaatatgaggatagttttggaaaaaaataattaatgctccattgatattgtaaatggacttatatttaggaacaagaaaaacactaaaaaacggccttataataaggaacggagtaGTTGATAGGATAAACATTTGATGTCGCCTTTTCTTAGAATAATCAAAGACAATTTTGGTGGTAAATTATATAAGGAAAACTACTAAACCCTGTGTTTAAATAACAGTTCTCTGACTAAGATCCTATAGAATTTGTAATATATTGACATTTAAAATAAGCTCATCTTTTCTAGCAGGCCATGAAGGGTGCAAGAGTGATCTACAATTATGCTTGATGTCTTGGCTTGCCTTCAAATGATGATAGTGCAAGAGGAGAGCTTAGCATTTGGAAGAGAATGTTATTTACACAATGTTAAATCATTTCGCTTTAGTAGTGTTTGCTTTCTTGTGATTTCAGTAAGTTGGAGTCAAGGCTGGCTTTTGAACTTAATTAGTATGAGTTAGGATACCCTAGCTGGAGTTTGGACATGCTATTTAGCATCTTTATATTTTCTCCTCTTAATTTTGTTATTGTAGTTGTTGTTTGTTTCTGTTACTATTTACTTGGTTTTCAGGTTCAATCTCTACTTATTTGTACTGTATTTAGGTACCTCTTTTGCAAGGTATTGTGCTGTTACTCATTTTAAGTTGAAGTTATGGTGATAATGTCAATCTTAATCATTTCACATGTGGTCAGTTTAACCCCTTAATCATGCTGATGTTCATGAGGTATCTGCCATGCAGTTTCATGATATCTGCAGACATACTTTCATTGCCATAGCGAACTTGCGTTACATGCAAActtgcttttcttttctttttgattttggTCAAAAACTTGCCTTATTTGGACCGGttaatataagaaaaatatgTATATGAATAGATACACGGTAATGGCCTCGTCGGGGCTTTGAATGTTCTTTTTTGTTTGTAATAATATGATGAATATGGCGAATGGGCGAAAAATAAATGGACCAGCTTAGTCTTCGTCTGATGTTCAAATCATTTATTTGCTCCTCTAaaaaatttttttgttttataaaaaaattgttgttAAACATGGAATTAGCATTGAATTGAAACTGAGGGGATGAGAGGTCATCTAACGAAAGGTCCTGCGTCCTCCACTACCTAGACATTATaaggaaaattaaaaattatacttAGACATTATATAGTTCCCAACTTCCCATATTGCAGTTTCTCCTAACATGCACTAATTGGTGAGAGCCAAAACCAACTGTTCTCGCCAAAACCAACCATGAGTAGCTTGCATTCCTTTATCACGGATTGTAGGTAAGAAGATGTAGGGGTGGAGGAGTTCCAAACCTTTGTAAGCGCAAGGCAATTAGTCTCATAGATGACGTTCGTGAACCCAAGGTCGAGATACAAGTGTATCACCCGCCTAAAGCATATTTTGCCTCCATAATAATAGAACTTAGTTGAGGCACCGAAAATGACATGCAATGACCGGCATATTTCTAGAAGTGTAACGCCCATAGTTTGGGAAATTCCCCTCTGAAAAAGCAGCATCAAAGTTTGCTTCAATCCATCCTATTATTGGTTGATTCCAAGACTGAATCAGAGGTGCTGCACTGAAAGAAACATGTAACAACGACAGAACACTTGGAGTGCGAGTTGGAGCATTTATGGAACAGAGAGGAAGTAATTATTGAATTGTTACCGATTGCGCCGCATCCACACTGCCCAAGTGGTGGCTGCAATATTGCTAAGGACCCATATATCATCAACTTGTAGCAGGTTGTCTAATATGTTGAATTATCGCTATCTATCCATTTTTCAGTTCTGTCCCACAAGGGAATCTTTTATCTAAGGTGAATAATTTTTTACTACCTCCATTTTTAATTAACTAGCCGGAGAGATAAGAAACACATATTTAAagatataattaattttggtaATTTTCATAAATGTATTACTCCTTTCATTCCAAAATGATATTTTCATATACACTTTCATCATATatgtaaagatattttgattgTCATTGGAAATTATTGAATAAATTTTAGCTTGAGCAGAACTCTCAAGTCTCAAATAGTCCCATTACTAACCACAAAGGGTTGCATAAGTGGtaaatgtgcatttccttaagagATTTCATCTAGGCTCCTGGCCCGGGTAACCCGATCTcctctgaggtaaaaaataataccgTTGTGGGTAGAGACATtactaccgtatcccgagccagattagtcacgtgggtCCCTTTTCCTCGTGGAGACTGGTGGCCCAaggccaaaaaaaaaatagtcccATTACTTTTTCTTCCAATGTCAAGATTATATTTCTCTGCAATCTGCAAAAATTATGATCGTAACATAGCGAACTTTCGTGATATACATACTTAGAGgatctccaatggtagtatctaatgttaaatacatacccATATGAGTATCTTTTACCATTgaagtacatattcaattccaacatgacaaagatgagtatgtgagaatagatactccacactagacttgaaatgtgagcttgtatttattacaagcacttacaattaattaaaatgtagataaataataaaatatacaaatgtgatgttgatggtgagatccactatataaacttttaaaagttgttgggttggagtaaaaagttagtaaaatggGGTAGATGATGTGGTATTAtgggaaattaaaaaaatgatgtgtagatattttagtgagtatgatggatgtagatgctcttaGATAATGAAACGTACGTGAAGAGGAAGATATAAACTGCATTAAGATTTAAAGAACCAAAAATTGAAAGCTAGAAATTAATTATCCAATTGCCCGATCACAATCTCAAGAACAATTTCACGGATTTAGAAGATCCTAAGCAACAATATCAATGTAGACATTATGATACAGTACGTTGGAAAGTAGTGACCCTGGTCTCTAGAACATAAAACACAATAAAGGAGCATCGGTTGTGGCTCTGGaggaggaaatgaaaagccaACAAAGAATGAAGGTAAAGAATAAAATCAAATATAGAGATTAGAGAAGTATGAGTGGAAAGATGAGTTGGAAGGTAGAGATTAgagaataaaattattaattattaatgagCAGACATGGGAAATAGAAAAGAGCGGAAAGATTCATTAATGTCAAAGGGAGATAGTCTAATAAAACGTGAAGCTCAAGACTATTGGAACATTTGAATGTTTACTAAATGGGGCTTATGTTTACTAAATTTAGGGGTAtggatttattattattattattattttggtaCAGTATGGATTTATTATTTGATTTAGCATAATTTCTTTTTcgttttttcaaaaaaagaaaatgcaGGGAGAGTAGAGAGAGTATAAAATGAAATTAGGGATTTCAGAAATCACTATGCAGAGAGGGTAAAGGTCTCGCGTCTCAGCCACGATCAAAAATATACTCCGCCGCGCTTCCGTCGTCCCTACCGCCAGAGTGACCACCGCGACTGTGACCCACCACTTCATTGTTTCAATTGCTCCACTAGGTATGTgccaaatgattttttttatggcATATTGAATCTGGTAGAAACCCTATATGCTAACCTGCATAATTTGTCTTCAAAGTGTTGAAAATGTTGCTACTTTTCATGCTCTATAATATAATCAACTATAtaatcaatctgtttcttcagagTTGTCTTTCAAGGTACTAAAAGTTAATCTTGGATTTAATCATTTGTGGGTTATTTGGTTTGAGTATGTGCTTTCTCCTTATGTGATTTGGGTTGGATACTTGCATTAGCCTTCATAAGGAATATGTGTGTTTTCTACTGACACAATTGACAATATTTTCAGCTCTATCTACCACTACAAAATGAACAACCAACGTCCAAGAAGGACCATAGAGAGCCCCAATCTCTCTTCCATTCTCCCGCACGATTTGATCGTTCGAATTCTGTTGAGGTTACCGGTGAGATCTCTGCTTCGTTTCAAATCGGTGTCTAAGCCCTGGCTCTTTCTCATTTCCGATCCCCAATTCGGCAAATCTCGCTATGACCTAGCTGCTGCACTCACCCACCGATGTCTGGCAAATCATAATGATTCTGAAATTGAGTCCATAGATATAGATGCAGCATCACTTCACAATTATGAGTCTTCTGTAGTAAACCTCAAATATCCGCTTTCATCACCCCCTCACGAGAACAACCCTGTTGATTTCTTGGGTTCTTGTAGAGGATTTATACTTGTAGCCTATGGACGGGGTAATGTCATTGTATGGAATCCATCAACCCGTGTCCGGAGAAGAATTGCAGACAACCTTGAATGGATGAAGTTTCACTTTTTAAATGGTTTTGGATATGACACATCAACGGATGACTACTTGCTTGTTCGTATAGAAGTGAATCTTTGGGAAACCTATATTTATAGTCAACAAGATCCAGACATTATAACTAATCATCCTACTCGCATTCGCCTTTTTTCCATGAAAACAAATTCCTGGTTTTACCTAGAGGGTGCTTATGCTCAATATGCGGATCTGGGGCATTGTGAATTCAAAGTTGGGTCCTTCTTGAACGAGGCTCTGCACTGGTTCGTTACCTCTGTTGAAACCAGTAATCATGCAATCATTGCCTTTGATTTGGTAGAAAGGAGTTTGTCCGAGATTCCTTTGTCTCAAATTTTAGCCAGGGAATTAGAATGTAGAGAGTATCATTTGCGGGTCATGGGCGAATGTCTCAGCCTATGTTGCCCGGGTGATCAGTATGACGT
This is a stretch of genomic DNA from Lotus japonicus ecotype B-129 chromosome 1, LjGifu_v1.2. It encodes these proteins:
- the LOC130728659 gene encoding F-box protein CPR1-like, giving the protein MNNQRPRRTIESPNLSSILPHDLIVRILLRLPVRSLLRFKSVSKPWLFLISDPQFGKSRYDLAAALTHRCLANHNDSEIESIDIDAASLHNYESSVVNLKYPLSSPPHENNPVDFLGSCRGFILVAYGRGNVIVWNPSTRVRRRIADNLEWMKFHFLNGFGYDTSTDDYLLVRIEVNLWETYIYSQQDPDIITNHPTRIRLFSMKTNSWFYLEGAYAQYADLGHCEFKVGSFLNEALHWFVTSVETSNHAIIAFDLVERSLSEIPLSQILARELECREYHLRVMGECLSLCCPGDQYDVASMAEIWMMKKYKVQSSWTKLFVFSTCNIPHNMFFPICFTKHGEIFGSNGSRSLMIVNDKGKLLDECSFDWYRADLLHCGMYRESLLSLPNDFEEASGVLEEAREDDQLTSSLKETS